DNA sequence from the Shewanella piezotolerans WP3 genome:
TGGTGGCGTACGTAACTTGTTTGATGCTCTACCTCCAGGGTACACAGCTAATGCAATGTATGACCTAGTTGGTCGTCGCGCATTCTTTGGCCTTAAAGTAATGATGTAATCTTGTAATAAAATAAACCTCCAAAAATGCAACCTTTGAAAAAAGGTTGCATTTTTTTTGACTAAACGCAGTACATTAAATGACCTTCATCGCGAGCTTATACTTATTTTTGTAAACGCTTCTCTCCTTAGCACCAAATCTGTTAACAATTCACTTTATAATAAATATTAGATCTAAATCACACTTTACTTTACTAACGTTAGTTACCACACAAAATAACACTTTAGCTTACATCTGTTCACTGAATCTGGTCATATCAGCGATTAATAAGTCCCAGGTGATTGTATTGCCCTAAAACCTCATGTAGTCTGCACATCCATTGGTCAAAACATACTAGGTTAATTACCAGAAACATTGAACTCCCGCGAAGTTCACTAGTCATAAAAACGTAATTAAGTCCCAGTAGATTATTAACGGAAACCCGCTAAATAGATGGCAGAGCAAGTTAACACAAGCTTAAATTCGGCAGCGACTAATCCGAATAAGTGTACGCAAAGCGCGACAGAAGCTCGGCACAGTAATGCAACCACGACTCCCGAGATGCGTCGATTCATTCAAGAATCGGACTTCAGCGTGAGTCAACTTTCTAAAGTGCTGAACATTAGCGAAGCCACTGTACGCAAATGGCGTAAGCGCGATTCGATTGAAAACACGCCAAATACGCCCCACCACCTCAATACCACGCTAACGCCGCTGCAAGAATATGTCGTCGTCGGTTTGAGGTACCAGCTAAAAATGCCACTCGATAGATTATTGACTGCTACACAGAAATTTATTAACCCCAATGTTTCACGCTCTGGCTTAGCAAGATGTTTAAAGCGCTATGGTGTTTCGCGAGTTAGCGATATTGAAAGTCCTGATGTACCAATGCGCTACTTTAACCAACTGCCGATAACCCAAGGCAGTGATGTACAAACCTATACCTTGCACTATGAAACACTGGCAAAAACCCTAGCTTTGCCAAGCACGGGTGCAGACAATGTGGTTCAGGTGGTTTCATTGACGATCCCACCACAGTTAACCGATGAGCAACCCAGTTCAATCCTGCTTGGTATTGACCCCCATAGTGACTGGATATATCTCGATATCTATCAAGACGGTAATACCCAAGCAACCAACAGATACATGGCCTATGTACTTAAACATGGGCCGTTTCACTTACGAAAGTTACTCGTCAGTAACTATCACAGTTTTATAGAGCGCTTTCCTGGTGCGACGCAAAATCGCCGCACCTCTACAGACAAGCCTAAAACAAACAACAAGACGCCTGAATGCCAGGCATCCACTGGAGACTCATAATGAGCCAGACCTCTAAACCTCAACAATCATCAGCATCAGAGCAAGCGCAAGACTCGCAAGCTGATACTCGCTTAAATAAACGTTTAAAAGATATGCCTGTCGCTATTGTCGGCATGGCAAGCATTTTTGCGAACTCGCGTTACCTCAACAAATTTTGGGATCTTATTAGCGAAAAAATAGATGCCATCACTGAGCTACCTGCCACTCACTGGCAGAAAGAAGATTACTTTGACGCCAACAAAAGCACACCAGATAAAAGCTACTGTAAGCGCGGCGGCTTTTTACCAGATGTTGACTTCAACCCAATGGAGTTTGGTCTGCCGCCAAATATCCTAGAGTTGACTGACTCATCACAGCTGCTCTCTTTAATAGTTGCAAAAGAAGTACTGGCTGACGC
Encoded proteins:
- a CDS encoding helix-turn-helix domain-containing protein is translated as MAEQVNTSLNSAATNPNKCTQSATEARHSNATTTPEMRRFIQESDFSVSQLSKVLNISEATVRKWRKRDSIENTPNTPHHLNTTLTPLQEYVVVGLRYQLKMPLDRLLTATQKFINPNVSRSGLARCLKRYGVSRVSDIESPDVPMRYFNQLPITQGSDVQTYTLHYETLAKTLALPSTGADNVVQVVSLTIPPQLTDEQPSSILLGIDPHSDWIYLDIYQDGNTQATNRYMAYVLKHGPFHLRKLLVSNYHSFIERFPGATQNRRTSTDKPKTNNKTPECQASTGDS